One Eublepharis macularius isolate TG4126 chromosome 6, MPM_Emac_v1.0, whole genome shotgun sequence DNA segment encodes these proteins:
- the FAM43A gene encoding protein FAM43A, which yields MLPWKRHKFELLAAEEAPPAAPSASASASPPSRGPAAKGSGVGGGVGGGVLPCACPAESALSRVGHLFRSKRQKFRVSREAPTYTVLYLGNATTLQAKGEGCTDAAVGRIWARSEGGRLGTKMKLTIGPQGIRLAPAAPAGAEPARPGHLYLLHRVTYCVADARLPRLFAWIYRHEGRHKAVLLRCHAVLVSKAEKARAMALLLFQTSAAALADFRRLKKRADARRQQLQQAGPAALPLVPLRRLLLRAGPGGAYKPPAERGRSAPKLGSITEDALGEELEERAARLARARHPPRDGGEEAAGEEDDCDGDDDDDGELLAPLAEGEAGPPPSLGRLIRDLGRLAIGNDPALLRADLRVTRLLSGESTGSESSIESNGPDGGSPPQPSAGRDSPEPDSA from the coding sequence ATGCTGCCCTGGAAGAGGCACAAGTTCGAGCTGCTGGCCGCCGAGGAGGCGCCCCCGGCGGCgccctccgcctccgcctccgcctcgcCGCCCTCCCGCGGCCCGGCGGCGAAGGGCTCGGGCGTTGGCGGCGGCGTTGGCGGCGGCGTCCTGCCCTGCGCCTGCCCGGCCGAGAGCGCGCTGAGCCGGGTgggccacctgttccgctccaaGCGGCAGAAGTTCCGCGTGAGCCGCGAGGCGCCCACCTACACGGTGCTGTACCTGGGCAACGCCACCACGCTGCAGGCCAAGGGCGAGGGCTGCACCGACGCCGCCGTGGGGCGCATCTGGGCGCGCAGCGAGGGCGGCCGCCTGGGCACCAAGATGAAGCTGACCATCGGGCCGCAGGGCATCCGCCTGGCGCCCGCCGCCCCCGCCGGCGCCGAGCCGGCGCGGCCGGGCCACCTGTACCTGCTGCACCGCGTCACCTACTGCGTGGCCGACGCGCGCCTGCCGCGCCTCTTCGCCTGGATCTACCGGCACGAGGGCCGCCACAAGGCCGTGCTGCTGCGCTGCCACGCCGTGCTGGTCTCCAAGGCCGAGAAGGCCCGCGCCATGGCGCTGCTGCTCTTCCAGACCTCGGCGGCCGCGCTGGCCGACTTCCGCCGCCTCAAGAAGCGCGCCGACGCGCGGCGCCAGCAGCTCCAGCAGGCCGGGCCCGCCGCCCTGCCGCTCGTGCCGCTGCGCAGGCTGCTGCTCCGCGCCGGGCCCGGCGGCGCCTACAAGCCGCCGGCCGAGCGCGGCCGCAGCGCGCCCAAGCTGGGCTCCATCACCGAGGACGCGCTGGGCGAGGAGCTGGAGGAGCGCGCCGCCCGCCTGGCCCGCGCCCGCCACCCGCCCCGCGACGGCGGCGAGGAGGCGGCCGGGGAGGAGGACGACTGCGACggtgacgacgacgacgacgggGAGCTGCTGGCCCCGCTGGCCGAGGGCGAGGCCGGGCCGCCCCCCAGCCTGGGCCGCCTCATCCGCGACCTGGGCCGCCTGGCCATCGGCAACGACCCGGCCCTGCTGCGCGCCGACCTCCGCGTCACCCGCCTGCTCTCCGGCGAGAGCACCGGCAGCGAGTCGTCCATCGAGAGCAACGGCCCCGACGGCGGCTCCCCGCCGCAGCCCTCCGCCGGCCGGGACAGCCCGGAGCCCGACAGCGCCTGA